In Phocoena phocoena chromosome 8, mPhoPho1.1, whole genome shotgun sequence, the following are encoded in one genomic region:
- the PRR33 gene encoding proline-rich protein 33, giving the protein MLTSAASVAPEMAGRCPPGPPGPPPPLLPKPGKDNLRLQKLLRKAARKRTSRAGPPAPPGPLRTSLSPVSEAGHDQETPAPRLAEAPRAVATLPCSPHTRVIHHVASPLQRSTFSISLTPLRSLASHSKPTGPRLAAPVPEPAQSPCGSARVSGPTVRGTHISQVHFRRAPSPQAGTPEPFPMAPDGGPGDRAQGTAIRPPGAQPLLPVVRIHSLPARAQAASPRHGEPSVPRPAPGFQASGPREASSRAVVSIAPTYRSPGPSPYRPASVAPEAGHREDPAPAGPAAEAEQVSSPREASSPAPPSGPHPCPVPKVAAKPQLSGWTRLKKQLLEEAPFPGPEPSPGHTGLGGAAPTDSAPRPAPASRSSRMWDAVLCRVSVAESRGGQVGPRDGVRAPPGLSRLPFLCWPRFNARKLQEVAAQPPPMRDPIPALSPQPKNFNRSAVGWRLQ; this is encoded by the coding sequence ATGCTCACCTCGGCTGCCTCCGTGGCCCCTGAGATGGCTGGCCGGTGCCCCCCGGGGCCCCCGGGACCCCCCCCACCGCTGCTGCCCAAGCCCGGGAAGGACAACCTGCGTCTGCAGAAGCTCCTGAGGAAGGCAGCCCGGAAGAGGACGAGCAGGGCCGGGCCGCCTGCCCCGCCCGGGCCTCTCCGCACGTCCTTATCCCCCGTGAGCGAGGCCGGCCATGACCAGGAGACCCCGGCCCCGCGGCTCGCGGAGGCGCCACGGGCGGTGGccaccctgccctgctcccccCACACCCGCGTCATCCACCACGTGGCGTCCCCCCTGCAGAGGTCCACGTTCTCCATCAGCCTCACCCCGCTCAGGAGCCTGGCTTCACACTCCAAGCCCACGGGGCCCCGGCTCGCAGCCCCGGTGCCAGAACCCGCCCAGTCCCCCTGCGGCTCTGCCCGGGTCTCAGGCCCCACCGTGAGGGGCACCCACATCAGCCAGGTGCACTTCCGCCGGGCACCGTCCCCGCAGGCCGGGACCCCTGAGCCCTTCCCAATGGCCCCGGATGGTGGGCCTGGCGACCGGGCCCAGGGCACAGCCATCCGCCCTCCCGGGGCTCAGCCCCTGCTGCCTGTGGTCCGCATCCACTCACTGCCCGCCAGGGCCCAGGCTGCCAGCCCTCGGCACGGCGAGCCCTCTGTGCCCAGGCCGGCCCCCGGCTTCCAGGCCTCGGGGCCCAGAGAGGCCAGCAGCCGGGCGGTGGTGTCCATTGCCCCCACCTACCGCTCACCGGGACCCTCACCTTACAGGCCGGCCTCTGTGGCCCCCGAGGCTGGGCACCGGGAGGACCCCGCCCCGGCCGGCCCTGCCGCTGAGGCTGAGCAGGTCTCCAGCCCCCGAGAGGCCTCATCCCCTGCCCCACCGTCAGGCCCCCACCCGTGCCCTGTCCCCAAAGTCGCGGCCAAGCCCCAGCTCAGCGGCTGGACACGCCTCAAGAAGCAGCTGCTGGAAGAGGCCCCCTTCCCGGGGCCAGAGCCGAGCCCGGGGCACacggggctgggaggggcagccCCCACTGACTCGGCGCCCCGGCCGGCCCCCGCCTCACGGTCCTCCAGGATGTGGGACGCAGTGCTGTGCCGCGTGTCAGTGGCAGAGTCCCGTGGCGGCCAGGTGGGGCCCCGGGATGGGGTGCGCGCCCCGCCTGGCCTCAGCCGCCTGCCCTTCCTTTGCTGGCCTCGCTTCAACGCCCGGAAACTGCAGGAGGTGGCCGCCCAGCCCCCTCCCATGCGCGACCCCATCCCGGCCCTGAGCCCCCAGCCCAAGAACTTCAATCGTTCAGCAGTTGGCTGGAGGCTCCAGTGA